From Macaca fascicularis isolate 582-1 chromosome 14, T2T-MFA8v1.1, a single genomic window includes:
- the PCNX3 gene encoding pecanex-like protein 3 isoform X11 produces the protein MGSQVLQILRQGVWASLTGGWFFDPHQSTFSNCFHLYVWIFLLIFPFLLYMVLPPSLMVAGVYCLVVAVIFAAIKTVNYRLHAMFDQGEIVEKRSSTMGELEEEPAQGDSNPPRDPGVEMTVFRKVSSTPPVRCSSQHSVFGFNQVSELLPRMEDSGPLRDIKELVREQGSNNVIVTSADREMLKLSSQEKLIGDLPQTPPGAVPDPSLPSTDSSEPSPLAGDGAPWSGSSMADTPMSPLLKGSLSQELSKSFLTLTRPDRALVRTSSRREQRRGAGGYQPLDRRGSGEPTPQKAGSSDSCFSGTDRETLSSFKSEKTNSTHLDSPPGGPAPEGSDTDPPSEAELPASPDAGVPSDDTLRSFDTVIGAGTPPGLAEPLLVVRPKDLALLRPSKQQPPLRRHSPPGRAPRRPLLEGGAFFEDEDTSEGSELSPASSLRSQRRYSTDSSSSTSCYSPESSRGAAGGPRKRRAPHGAEEGTAVPPKRPYGTQRTPSTASAKTHARVLSMDGAGGDVLRPPLAGSKAELEAQVGVEQAAGEPAVLPAEARRGPAANQPGWRGELQEEGAVGGAAEETGRRDRSSSVRRTQAIRRRHNAGSNPTPPASVMGSPPSSLQEAQRGRAASHSRALTLPSALHFASSLLLTRAGANVHEACTFDDTSEGAVHYFYDESGVRRSYTFGLAGGGYENPVGQQGEQAANGVWDRHSHSSSFHSADVPEATGGLNLLQPRPVVLQGMQVRRVPLEIPEFDLLDQDSLHESQEQTLMEEAPPRAQHSYKYWLLPGRWTSVRYERLALLALLDRTRGVLENIFGVGLSSLVAFLGYLLLLKGFFTDIWVFQFCLVIASCQYSLLKSVQPDAASPMHGHNWVIAYSRPVYFCICCLLIWLLDALGSAQPFPPVSLYGLTLFSASFFFCARDVATVFTLCFPFVFLLGLLPQVNTCLMYLLEQIDMHGFGGTAATSPLTAVFSLSRSLLAAALLYGFCLGAIKTPWPEQHVPVLFSVFCGLLVALSYHLSRQSSDPTVLWSLIRSKLFPELEERSLETARAEPPDPLPDKMRQSVREVLHSDLVMCVVIAVLTFAISASTVFIALKSVLGFVLYALAGAVGFFTHYLLPQLRKQLPWFCLSQPVLKPLEYSQYEVRGAAQVMWFEKLYAGLQCVEKYLIYPAVVLNALTVDAHTVVSHPDKYCLYCRALLMTVAGLKLLRSAFCCPPQQYLTLAFTVLLFHFDYPRLSQGFLLDYFLMSLLCSKLWDLLYKLRFVLTYIAPWQITWGSAFHAFAQPFAVPHSAMLFVQALLSGLFSTPLNPLLGSAVFIMSYARPLKFWERDYNTKRVDHSNTRLVTQLDRNPGADDNNLNSIFYEHLARSLQHTLCGDLALGRWGNYGPGDCFVLASDYLNALVHLIEVGNGLVTFQLRGLEFRGTYCQQREVEAITEGVEEDEGCCCCEPGHLPRVLSFNAAFGQRWLAWEVTASKYVLEGYSISDNNAASMLQVFDLRKILITYYVKWPGLGPRPDACPSSPRASSTT, from the exons ATGGGGTCGCAGGTGTTGCAGATCCTGCGCCAGGGGGTGTGGGCCTCGCTCACCGGCGGTTGGTTCTTCGACCCGCACCAGAGCACCTTCTCCAACTGCTTCCACCTCTATGTCTGGATCTTCCTGCTCATCTTTCCCTTCTTGCTGTACATG GTCCTGCCTCCCAGCTTGATGGTGGCCGGCGTGTACTGCCTCGTGGTGGCTGTCATCTTTGCTGCCATCAAGACCGTCAACTATCGGCTGCATGCCATGTTTGACCAGGGCGAGATCGTGGAGAAGCGCAGCTCTACCATGGGGGAGCTGGAGGAAGAGCCTGCCCAGGGGGACAGCAATCCGCCCAG GGACCCCGGAGTGGAGATGACAGTGTTCCGGAAAGTCAGTTCCACACCCCCAGTGCGCTGCAGCTCCCAGCACTCTGTGTTTGGCTTCAACCAGGTCTCG GAGCTGCTGCCCCGAATGGAGGACTCTGGGCCCCTGAGAG ACATCAAGGAGCTGGTGCGGGAGCAGGGCAGCAACAATGTGATCGTGACCTCTGCCGACCGAGAGATGCTGAAGCTCAGCTCGCAGGAGAAACTGA TTGGAGACCTTCCCCAGACGCCTCCAGGGGCTGTCCCAGATCCCTCTCTTCCCAGTACAGACTCTTCAGAGCCTTCTCCTCTGGCTGGAGATGGAGCGCCCTGGAGTGGGAGCAGCATGGCTGACACTCCCATGAGCCCCCTCCTGAAGGGGAGCCTCAGCCAGGAGCTGAGCAAGAGCTTCCTGACCCTGACCCGGCCTGACCGGGCCCTGGTGAGGACCAGCAGTCGACGGGAGCAACGCAGGGGGGCAGGTGGCTATCAGCCCCTTGACCGGCGGGGCTCAGGGGAGCCCACGCCCCAGAAAGCGGGCTCCTCAGACTCTTGCTTCAGCGGCACTGATAGGGAGACATTGAGCAGCTTCAAGAGTGAGAAGACCAACTCCACCCATCTGGACAGCCCCCCAGGGGGGCCAGCCCCTGAGGGCAGCGACACAGACCCACCCTCTGAGGCTGAGCTGCCCGCCTCGCCAGACGCCGGAGTCCCCTCAGATGACACGCTGCGTTCCTTTGACACGGTCATTGGAGCAGGGACACCACCGGGCCTGGCTGAGCCGCTCCTGGTTGTGCGGCCCAAGGACTTGGCCCTGCTACGGCCTAGCAAACAGCAGCCACCCCTGCGAAGACACTCTCCACCTGGCCGTGCCCCTCGACGGCCCCtgcttgaaggtggggccttcTTTGAGGATGAAGACACCAGCGAGGGCAGTGAACTGAGTCCGGCCTCCAGTCTCCGATCGCAGCGCCGCTACAGTACTGACAGCTCCTCTTCTACTTCCTGCTACTCCCCTGAGAGCTCCCGGGGTGCAGCAGGGGGACCCCGGAAGCGGAGGGCCCCCCATGGGGCTGAGGAGGGAACTGCTGTGCCCCCCAAGCGGCCATATGGGACCCAGCGGACGCCTAGTACCGCCAGCGCTAAAACACATGCCCGAGTGCTGAGCATGGATGGGGCTGGGGGTGATGTTCTGAGGCCCCCACTGGCTGGCTCCAAGGCCGAGCTGGAGGCCCAGGTTGGGGTGGAGCAGGCTGCTGGTGAGCCTGCTGTGCTGCCTGCTGAGGCCCGAAGGGGACCTGCTGCCAACCAGCCCGGCTGGCGGGGGGAGCTGCAGGAGGAAGGTGCTGTTGGGGGAG CAGCTGAGGAGACTGGCAGGCGGGACCGCTCAAGCAGTGTGAGGCGGACCCAGGCCATTCGGAGACGCCACAATGCAGGCAGCAACCCCACCCCTCCAGCCTCTGTCATGGGCTCGCCTCCCAG CAGCCTGCAGGAGGCTCAGCGGGGCCGGGCTGCCTCTCATTCCCGGGCGCTGACGCTGCCCTCTGCGCTGCATTTCGCCTCTTCACTGTTGCTCACCCGGGCCGGTGCCAATGTGCATGAGGCCTGCACCTTTGATGACACCTCTGAGGGTGCTGTGCACTATTTCTACGATGAGAGCG GTGTGCGGCGTTCCTACACCTTTGGTTTGGCTGGAGGCGGCTACGAGAACCCTGTAGGGCAGCAAGGGGAGCAGGCAGCTAATGGAGTCTG GGACCGACACTCACATTCCTCCAGCTTCCACTCAGCTGATGTCCCTGAGGCCACAGGCGGCCTGAACCTGCTGCAGCCGAGGCCTGTGGTTCTGCAGGGCATGCAGGTGCGCCGGGTGCCCCTGGAGATCCCGGAG TTTGACCTGCTGGACCAGGACTCCCTGCACGAATCCCAGGAGCAGACACTGATGGAGGAAGCGCCACCCCGGGCCCAGCATAGCTATAAGTACTGGCTTCTCCCTGGCCGCTGGACCTCTGTGCGCTACGAGCGGCTTGCCCTGCTGGCTCTGCTGGACCG GACGCGGGGAGTGCTGGAGAACATCTTCGGCGTGGGCCTGAGCAGCCTTGTGGCCTTCCTGGGCTACCTGCTGCTGCTCAAGGGCTTCTTCACCGACATCTGGGTCTTCCAGTTCTGCCTGGTCATCGCCTCCTGCCAGTACTCCCTGCTGAAG AGCGTCCAGCCTGATGCGGCGTCCCCCATGCAC GGCCACAACTGGGTGATCGCGTACAGCCGGCCTGTCTACTTCTGCATCTGCTGTCTGCTCATCTGGCTGCTGGACGCCCTGGGCTCAGCTCAGCCCTTCCCACCTGTCTCCCTCTATGGCCTCACGCTTTTCTCCGCCTCCTTCTTCTTCTGTGCCCGAGACGTGGCCACtg TGTTCACCCTGTGCTTCCCCTTCgtcttcctcctgggcctcctgcCCCAGGTCAACACCTGCCTCATGTACCTGCTGGAGCAAATAGATATGCACGGCTTCGGGGGCACAG CCGCCACCAGCCCGCTCACGGCCGTCTTCAGCCTCTCCCGCAGCCTGCTGGCCGCTGCCCTGCTCTACGGCTTCTGCCTTGGGGCCATCAAG ACTCCGTGGCCAGAGCAGCACGTCCCTGTCCTCTTCTCAGTCTTCTGTGGCCTCCTGGTGGCGCTGTCCTACCACCTGAGCCGGCAGAGCAGCGACCCCACCGTGCTCTG GTCTCTGATCCGGAGCAAGCTCTTCCCTGAGCTGGAGGAGCGCAGCTTGGAGACAGCCCGGGCCGAGCCCCCGGACCCCTTGCCGGACAAGATGCGCCAGTCAGTG CGTGAGGTCTTGCACTCCGACCTGGTGATGTGTGTGGTTATCGCCGTGCTCACCTTCGCCATCAGTGCCAGCACCGTCTTTATTGCCCTGAAG TCGGTGCTGGGTTTCGTGTTGTACGCACTGGCTGGGGCCGTGGGCTTCTTCACACATTACTTGCTGCCACAACTCCGCAAACAGCTGCCCTGGTTCTGCCTGTCACAGCCCGTGCTGAAGCCGCTGGAGTACAGCCAGTATGAAGTGCGTG GTGCCGCCCAGGTGATGTGGTTTGAGAAGCTGTATGCTGGCCTGCAGTGCGTAGAGAAGTACCTCATCTACCCAGCCGTGGTGCTCAACGCCCTCACGGTGGATGCCCACACAGTCGTCAGCCACCCGGACAAGTACTGCCTCTA CTGCCGGGCGCTGCTGATGACCGTGGCTGGGCTGAAGCTGCTGCGCTCAGCCTTCTGCTGCCCTCCGCAGCAGTACCTGACGTTGGCCTTCACTGTCCTGCTCTTCCACTTCGACTACCCGCGCCTCTCCCAGGGCTTTCTGCTTGACTACTTCCTCATGTCCCTGCTTTGCAGCAAG CTGTGGGACCTGCTGTACAAGCTGCGTTTCGTGCTGACCTACATCGCGCcctggcagatcacctggggcTCGGCTTTCCACGCCTTTGCCCAGCCCTTTGCCGTGCCAC ACTCGGCCATGCTGTTCGTCCAGGCCCTGCTCTCGGGGCTCTTCTCCACACCTCTCAACCCGCTGCTGGGCAGCGCCGTCTTCATCATGTCCTACGCGCGGCCCCTCAAGTTCTGGGAGCGTGACTACAA CACTAAACGTGTGGATCATTCCAACACGCGCCTGGTCACACAGCTGGACCGGAACCCTG GCGCTGATGACAACAACCTCAACTCCATCTTCTACGAGCACCTGGCGCGTTCACTGCAGCACACGCTGTGTGGGGACCTGGCGCTGGGCCGCTGGGGCAACTACGGCCCTGGCGACTGCTTCGTCCTGGCCTCCGACTACCTCAACGCCCTGGTGCACCTCATCGAGGTTGGCAATGGCCTCGTCACCTTCCAGCTGCGTGGCCTTGAGTTCCGGG GCACTTACTGCCAGCAGCGTGAGGTGGAGGCCATCACCGAGGGTGTGGAGGAGGACGAGGGCTGTTGCTGCTGCGAACCCGGCCACCTGCCACGggtcctgtccttcaatgccgcCTTCGGGCAGCGCTGGCTGGCCTGGGAGGTGACAGCCAGCAAGTACGTGCTGGAGGGCTATAGCATCAGCGACAACAACGCCGCCTCCATGCTGCAGGTTTTCGACCTCCGCAAGATCCTCATCACCTACTATGTCAAG